From the genome of Eucalyptus grandis isolate ANBG69807.140 chromosome 2, ASM1654582v1, whole genome shotgun sequence, one region includes:
- the LOC104433054 gene encoding LOW QUALITY PROTEIN: THO complex subunit 2 (The sequence of the model RefSeq protein was modified relative to this genomic sequence to represent the inferred CDS: inserted 1 base in 1 codon), with amino-acid sequence MSLSSVECVYVTEDLVREWKSAAGGSVPKPRNHPAHALRFLYELCWTLVRGELPFQKCKPVLDSVEFLDRPTKEELGSSFADIISQMALDLTLPGEFRARLTKLAKWLVDCSLVPLRLFQERCEEEFLWEAELIKIKAQDLKNKEVRVNTRLLYQQTKFNLLREESEGYAKLVTQLCQVSDASSDSAKAATIGVIKSLIGHFDLDPNRVFDIVLECFELQSDATIFLDLIPIFPKSHASQILGFKFQYYQRMDVKSPVPFGLYKLTALLVREDFIDLDSVCAHLLPKDEEAFEQHNAFSVKRLDEANKIGRINLAATGKDLMEDEKQGDVTIDLFTSLDMESEAVAEHSTELENNQTLGLLCGFLSVDDWCHAYTLLDRLSPLNPVAHLPICNSLFRLIEMTMTPACNIVRQAHTLVSSSTSGVDAMGVTESAYNSFIDLPKELFQMLACAGPYLYRDTILLQKVCRVLKGYYLSALELVESGDKVSNPQFLPGQSKAPRMHLKEARLRVEEALGTCLLPSLQLVPANPAVGQEIWEVMCLLPYEVRYRLYGEWEKDDERIPMILAARQTAKLDTRRILKRLAKENLKQLGRMVAKLAHANPMTVLRTIVHQIEAYRDMITPVVDAFKYLTQLEYDILEYVVIERLAQGGREKLKDDGLNLSDWLQSLASFWGHLCKKYPSMELRGLFQYLVNQLKRGQGIELVLLQELIQQMANVQYTENLTEEQLDSMAGGETLRYQATSFGVTRNNKALVKSTNRLRDSLLPKDEPKLAIPLLLLIAQHRSLVVINAEAPYIKMVSEQFDRCHGTLLQYVEFLCSAMIPATAYAQLIPSLNELVHQYHLDPEVAFLIYRPVMRLFKAHGSSQVCWPLDDNETMNLEAETEEKSCNLVLDLGRQMKPVMWSDLLGTVKSMLPAKAWNSLSPDLYATFWGLTLYDLYVPRSRYDSEIAKQHAALKALEELSDNSSSAITKRKKEKEKIQESLDRLTSELHKHEEHVASVRRRLSREKDKWLSSCPDTLKINMEFLQRCIFPRCTFSMSDAVYCAMFVHTLHSLGTPFFNTVNHIDVLICKTLQPMICCCTEYEVGRLGRFLFETLKTAYYWKSDESIYERECGNMPGFAVYYRYPNSQRVTYGQFIKVHWKWSQRITRLLIQCLESTEYMEIRNALIMLTKISGVFPVTRKSGINLEKRVAKIKSDEREDLKVLATGVAAAMAARKPSWVTDEEFGMGYLEVKPPSLASKSVSTNLAASNGPVLEHVGGRGAQTDGGNSVKEQALRTKNAERGIEKTETASGGKTDAGNXKSEGGSAANGSEAQITTLPAVAQSGSSHQRYVEESTAKFDESITKAAPRDSTDSELKAPAKRAIPATSLAKLPKQDGKDEKSGKIAGKSSASSTNDRSVSAHTSEGRQVTATNASTTLTTNGNAKGSTPSTRSSIDVHGLEARTESGAAKSSDGRSSHVKDDGNDNYDVLKPPSRLIHSPKHESSLASSKSGDKLQKRSSPSDEVDRVSKRRKGDSDSRDLDPDRERSVDARFLDLERTGSDEQSIYRNTDKILDRTKERVVDRYDRDHRERPRGDDVAVERARDRSMERYVRERSVDRVQERSNDRSFDRPSEKDRVKDDRSKLRYSETASEKVHVDERFHGQSLPPPPPLPPHMVPQSVGSGRRDEDSDRRFGVTRHAQRLSPRHDERERKRSEENIASQDDAKRKKEDDFRDRKREEREGLSLKADERDRDRDKANLLKEEMDANAASKRRKLKREHISSGEPGEFSPVGPPPALTVSMSQSYDSRDRGERKALVTQRPGYMEEPVPRLHGKEAVSKMGRRDADPMYEREWDDEKRQRAEQKRRHRK; translated from the exons CTTACTCTGCCTGGGGAGTTTCGTGCTCGTTTGACAAAATTG GCTAAATGGCTTGTAGACTGTTCACTGGTTCCACTTAGACTTTTCCAGGAACGCTGTGAG GAAGAATTCCTCTGGGAAGCTGAACTGATCAAGATAAAAGCTCAAGatttaaaaaacaaagag GTCAGAGTTAATACACGTCTACTTTATCAGCAAACAAAGTTTAATCTTCTCCGTGAAGAGAGTGAGGGCTATGCCAAACTG GTGACCCAACTTTGTCAAGTTTCTGATGCTTCCAGCGATAGTGCAAAAGCAGCTACAATAGGCGTTATTAAG TCATTAATTGGGCACTTTGATTTGGACCCAAATCGTGTTTTCGACATC GTCTTGGAGTGCTTTGAGCTTCAGTCTGATGCAACTATATTTTTGGACCTcattcctatttttccaaaG TCACATGCTTCACAGATCCTGGGGTTTAAGTTCCAGTATTACCAGAGAATGGATGTAAAAAGTCCTGTACCATTTGGGCTCTACAAACTTACAGCTTTGTTGGTGAGGGAAGATTTCATTGATCTTGACAGTGT ATGTGCACATTTACTTCCTAAGGACGAGGAGGCATTTGAGCAACACAATGCGTTTTCTGTCAAGCGACTTGATGAG GCTAATAAAATTGGCAGAATAAACCTTGCTGCTACTGGGAAGGATCTTATGGAAGATGAGAAACAAGGGGATGTGACAATAGATCTTTTTACTTCTTTGGACATGGAATCTGAAGCAGTAGCTGAGCATTCTACAGAACTGGAAAACAACCAAACTTTGGGCTTGCTTTGTGGTTTCCTTTCTGTGGATGACTG GTGCCATGCCTACACTTTACTTGATCGACTGTCGCCTCTTAATCCCGTGGCACATCTCCCAATCTGCAACAGCTTATTTAG GCTTATTGAGATGACGATGACTCCAGCATGTAATATTGTTCGGCAAGCACATACTCTAGTGTCTTCCTCTACTTCTGGTGTGGATGCCATGGGCGTCACAGAGTCGGCTTATAATTCTTTTATCGATCTTCCTAAAGAACTTTTTCAGATGCTTGCTTGTGCTGGACCTTATCTCTATCGTGATACTATATTACTGCAGAAG GTATGCAGAGTTTTAAAAGGTTATTACCTTTCTGCACTTGAACTTGTGGAGAGTGGTGATAAAGTATCAAATCCCCAGTTTCTTCCCGGTCAAAGTAAAGCTCCTCGCATGCACCTTAAAGAAGCTAGGCTAAGGGTAGAGGAAGCTTTAGGAACATGCCTGCTTCCCTCTTTGCAGTTAGTGCCTGCAAATCCAGCTGTTGGACAAGAGATCTGGGAAGTTATGTGTCTCCTTCCATATGAG GTGAGATATCGTTTATATGGTGAATGGGAAAAAGATGATGAAAGAATACCTATGATTTTGGCAGCACGGCAGACTGCAAAG TTGGATACTAGAAGAATCTTGAAACGACTTGCAAAAGAAAACTTGAAGCAGCTTGGTCGAATGGTTGCCAAACTAGCTCATGCCAACCCAATGACAGTGCTCCGAACAATTGTTCACCAG ATTGAGGCATACAGGGATATGATCACTCCTGTCGTTGATGCATTCAAATACCTGACACAG CTTGAGTATGACATTTTGGAATATGTGGTAATTGAGCGCTTGGCACAAGGAGGGCGAGAAAAGCTGAAAGATGATGGACTTAATCTGTCAGACTGGCTCCAGTCACTGGCTTCATTCTGGGGTCACCT GTGTAAGAAATATCCATCAATGGAATTGAGGGGTCTTTTTCAGTACCTTGTCAACCAGCTGAAAAGGGGTCAAGGAATTGAACTTGTTCTTCTGCAG GAGCTTATTCAACAAATGGCAAATGTCCAGTACACTGAGAATCTAACAGAAGAACAACTGGATTCCATGGCGGGGGGTGAAACTCTCCGGTATCAAGCTACTTCTTTTGGAGTGACTCGCAACAATAAG GCATTGGTCAAATCAACAAACCGGCTAAGGGATTCATTGCTTCCGAAGGATGAACCAAAGTTGGCCATACCGCTTTTATTGCTCATTGCTCAACATCGTTCCCT GGTTGTAATAAATGCTGAAGCACCATACATCAAGATGGTCAGTGAGCAATTTGATAGATGCCATGGAACCCTCCTTCAGTATGTGGAATTTCTCTGTAGTGCTATGATACCAGCCACAGCATATGCGCAGCTGATTCCCTCACTCAACGAACTTGTTCACCAGTATCACCTAGATCCTGAG GTAGCTTTCTTGATATACCGTCCAGTAATGAGGCTTTTCAAGGCTCATGGAAGTTCGCAAGTTTGCTGGCCTTTGGATGACAATGAGACTATGAACTTAGAGGCTGAGACTGAAGAGAAGTCTTGCAACTTAGTTCTTGACCTTGGCCGACAAATGAAGCCAGTCAT GTGGTCGGACCTTCTTGGGACTGTCAAGTCTATGTTGCCTGCAAAAGCTTGGAATAGCCTCTCCCCAGATCTTTATGCTACATTTTGGGGGCTCACATTGTATGATCTCTATGTTCCTAGGAGCCGTTATGATTCTGAAATTGCAAAGCAACATGCGGCACTTAAGGCTTTGGAGGAACTTTCTGATAATTCAAGTTCTGCAAttaccaaaaggaagaaagagaaagagaaaattcagGAATCTCTTGATCGCCTGACTAGTGAACTCCACAAGCATGAAGAACATGTTGCTTCTGTTCGGAGACGGCTTTCACGGGAAAAGGATAAATGGTTAAGCTCCTGCCCTGATACTCTGAAGATAAATATGGAGTTTCTTCAACGCTGTATATTTCCACGGTGCACTTTTAGCATGTCCGATGCTGTCTACTGTGCTATGTTTGTGCATACTCTTCATTCTCTGGGGACCCCCTTCTTCAACACAGTTAACCACATTGATGTTTTAATATGTAAAACATTACAACCCATGATATGCTGCTGTACTGAATATGAAGTGGGAAGACTTGGGAGGTTCTTGTTTGAGACTCTAAAGACAGCCTACTATTGGAAG agtGATGAGTCCATATATGAACGTGAATGTGGTAACATGCCAGGCTTCGCTGTCTATTATCGTTACCCAAACAGCCAACGTGTTACATATGGGCAGTTCATAAAG GTACACTGGAAATGGAGTCAAAGAATTACGAGGTTATTGATCCAATGCCTGGAATCAACAGAATACATGGAGATACGGAATGCCCTCATCATGCTGACAAAAATTTCTGGTGTTTTCCCAGTTACTCGAAAGAGTGGGATTAACCTTGAAAAACGG GTTGCTAagattaaaagtgatgaaagaGAAGATCTCAAGGTATTGGCAACAGGTGTTGCTGCTGCAATGGCTGCTAGAAAG CCTTCATGGGTTACCGATGAAGAATTTGGCATGGGCTATTTGGAAGTAAAACCTCCATCACTTGCTTCGAAGTCTGTCTCAACCAATTTAGCTGCGTCAAACGGTCCAGTGCTAGAACATGTTGGGGGAAGAGGAGCACAAACCGATGGTGGGAACTCTGTCAAAGAGCAAGCTTTAAGGACAAAAAATGCAGAGAGAGGGATAGAGAAAACGGAGACTGCTTCAGGTGGAAAAACTGATGCTGGAA CTAAAAGCGAAGGTGGGTCAGCTGCAAATGGTTCAGAGGCTCAGATAACTACGCTTCCAGCTGTTGCACAGTCTGGATCATCACATCAAAGATATGTGGAAGAATCTACAGCAAAATTTGATGAAAGCATTACTAAAGCTGCTCCAAGGGACTCCACTGATTCTGAG TTGAAAGCTCCAGCCAAAAGAGCCATACCTGCCACATCACTTGCTAAGCTGCCAAAACAAGATGGTAAGGAtgaaaaatctggaaaaattgCTGGCAAATCTTCTGCTTCTTCTACAAATGATAGGAGTGTTTCTGCTCATACATCTGAGGGGAGGCAAGTAACTGCTACGAATGCGTCTACAACTCTGACAACTAATGGGAATGCTAAAGGTTCTACTCCATCTACAAGGTCTTCAATTGATGTGCATGGGCTTGAAGCAAGGACGGAGAGCGGAGCTGCCAAGTCATCTGATGGGAGGTCTTCTCATGTTAAAGATGATGGAAATGATAATTATGATGTGCTAAAACCTCCTTCTCGGCTCATTCATTCCCCAAAACATGAGAGTTCTTTAGCTTCTTCGAAGTCTGGCGATAAGCTGCAGAAAAGGAGTAGTCCGTCGGATGAAGTTGACAGGGTTAGCAAGCGAAGAAAGGGGGACAGTGACTCCAGAGATTTGGACCCTGATAGAGAGAGGTCTGTAGATGCTCGATTTCTGGATCTTGAAAGAACTGGGAGTGATGAGCAAAGCATCTACAGGAACACAGATAAGATTTTGGacagaacaaaagaaagagttgTTGATAGATATGACAGAGATCACAGGGAGCGTCCTCGTGGAGATGATGTAGCGGTCGAAAGGGCAAGGGATCGGTCAATGGAACGATATGTTAGAGAGCGTTCAGTTGATAGAGTGCAGGAGAGAAGTAATGACAGGAGTTTTGATAGGCCCTCTGAAAAGGATAGGGTAAAAGATGATAGGAGCAAGCTGAGGTATAGTGAAACTGCTTCGGAAAAAGTTCATGTAGATGAACGGTTTCATGGGCAGAgcctgccgccgccgccgcccttgCCACCCCACATGGTACCTCAGTCTGTTGGTTCTGGTAGGAGGGATGAGGACAGTGATAGAAGGTTTGGAGTTACCAGGCATGCTCAAAGACTTTCTCCAAGACATGATGAGAGGGAACGCAAGCGGTCTGAGGAGAACATAGCTTCACAGGACGAtgcaaaacgaaaaaaagaggATGATTTTCGTGACAGGAAACGAGAGGAACGAGAAGGGTTGTCATTGAAG GCGGATGAGAGGGACAGGGACAGGGATAAAGCAAACCttctgaaagaggaaatggatgcAAATGCTGCTTCAAAAAGGCGGAAACTGAAAAGGGAGCATATTTCATCTGGGGAACCCGGGGAGTTTTCACCAGTGGGCCCTCCTCCTGCCCTAACTGTCAGCATGTCACAATCCTATGATAGTAGGGACAGGGGAGAAAGGAAAGCTCTTGTGACGCAACGCCCAGGTTACATGGAGGAACCGGTACCAAGGTTGCATGGTAAAGAGGCGGTAAGCAAGATGGGCCGTCGTGATGCTGACCC AATGTATGAACGAGAATGGGATGATGAAAAGAGGCAAAGAGCTGAACAGAAGCGAAGGCATCGCAAGTAG